A single window of Sphaerodactylus townsendi isolate TG3544 linkage group LG05, MPM_Stown_v2.3, whole genome shotgun sequence DNA harbors:
- the LOC125433319 gene encoding antithrombin-III-like has translation MHLLLFLFVCIWSAVAPQPRSVDDICTAKPRDIPVNPICIYRNPDKKTPEGVSEGPEEEKIPGFTNPRVWELSKANSRFAALFYKRLADSKNDNENIFMSPLSISTAFAMTKLGACGSTLEQLMKVFQFDTISEKTSDQVHFFFAKLNCRLYKKANKSSELVSANRLFGEKSLLFNETYQNISEVVYGAKLWPLNFKVEESAIVGVSGYVEYLREQEVSERWFRYNPRLTCIYCAKSFNQKGSLDRHMRLHMGITPFVCRMCGKKYTRKDQLEYHIRKHTGNKPFHCHVCGKSFPFQAILNQHFRKNHPGCMPLEGPHSISPETTVTSRGQTEEESPLREEAGAVGETAQGSVSTTGPD, from the exons ATGCATCTGTTGTTGTTTCTATTCGTCTGCATATGGTCTGCTGTAGCTCCTCAGCCCCGCTCAGTGGATGATATCTGCACTGCCAAGCCACGGGATATCCCAGTAAACCCAATATGCATCTACCGTAACccagacaaaaaaaccccagaaggtGTGAGTGAAGGGCCTGAGGAGGAGAAAATCCCTGGCTTTACCAACCCCCGTGTCTGGGAGCTATCCAAGGCCAATTCCCGCTTCGCTGCTCTCTTCTACAAGCGCTTGGCAGACTCAAAGAACGACAATGAGAACATCTTCATGTCCCCTCTCAGCATCTCCACAGCCTTTGCCATGACCAAGCTTGGGGCTTGTGGCAGCACTCTGGAGCAACTCATGAAG GTTTTCCAGTTTGACACTATTTCAGAGAAGACATCAGACCAGGTCCACTTCTTTTTTGCCAAACTGAACTGCCGGCTGTACAAGAAAGCGAACAAATCCTCAGAGCTGGTGTCGGCCAACCGCCTGTTCGGAGAGAAGTCCCTGCTCTTCAACGAGACTTACCAGAACATCAGTGAGGTGGTTTATGGAGCGAAACTTTGGCCTTTGAACTTCAAG GTAGAAGAATCTGCAATAGTTGGAGTGAGTGGCTATGTCGAATATCTCCGTGAACAAGAAGTATCTGAACGGTGGTTTCGTTACAACCCACGCCTCACCTGCATCTACTGCGCCAAATCTTTCAACCAGAAGGGCAGCCTGGACCGGCACATGCGACTCCACATGGGCATCACTCCCTTTGTTTGCCGGATGTGTGGCAAAAAGTACACCCGCAAAGATCAGCTGGAGTACCACATTCGCAAACACACAGGCAACAAGCCCTTTCACTGTCATGTCTGTGGGAAGAGCTTCCCCTTCCAGGCCATCCTTAACCAGCACTTTCGTAAGAATCACCCCGGCTGCATGCCTCTGGAGGGGCCGCACAGCATCTCCCCAGAGACCACTGTTACCTCACGGGGGCAGACGGAGGAAGAGTCTCCGCTTCGGGAGGAAGCTGGGGCTGTGGGGGAGACAGCACAGGGATCTGTGTCCACCACTGGGCCAGATTGA